Proteins from a genomic interval of Lysobacter stagni:
- a CDS encoding efflux RND transporter permease subunit — protein MDFSKFFIDRPIFAAVLSIVIFAAGLISIPLLPIGEYPEVVPPSVVVRTVYPGANPKVIAETVATPLEESIRGVEGLMYMKSVASSDGVLSTTVTFQPEVDADEATVRVQNRVSQALARLPEDVRRQGVTTQKQSPVFLMVVHLTSPDGKYDTLYLRNYLRLHIKDQLASIPGVGDAQAFGGGDYAMRIWLDPDKISARGMTAGDVLRAVREQNIQVSAGQLGAEPMPNGSDFLTLINARGRLETPQEFGNIVLKGGQSGEVVRLSDVARIELAAGDYTMRARLDGQNAAAIGIFQAPGANALQIRDEVIRRMDEAAKRFPPGIEYKSIYDTTIFVRDSIKSVVTTLLEATLLVVLVVILFLQTWRASIIPLIAVPVSVVGTFAALHLLGFSINTLTLFGLVLAIGIVVDDAIVVVENVERHIEDGATPLEAAHLAMKEVSGPIIAIALVLCAVFVPMAFLSGVTGQFYKQFAVTIAISTVISAINSLTLSPALAARLLKPHGAPKDGLTRLIDGAFGWVFRPFNRFFGTAAQRYQNSVGKVLGRRGAVFVVYAGLLLATGLMFQLVPRGFVPVQDKSYLIAGIKMPEGSSIERTDAALKKIGQIAMSIEGVQNDVAFPGLNPLQFSNTPNYGVSFINLKPFGQRSRSAEEINAELSAKISGIQEGFAFSLQPPPIQGLGNGSGYSLYIEDRGNLGYGALQSAVQAFQGAGAQTPGLGFPNSSYQANVPQLDAEVDRVKAKAQGVPLTELFDTLQTYLGSAYVNDFNLFGRTWQVVAQADGPFRDSVEDIANLRTRNDRGEMVPIGSMVKVTETFGPDPVIRYNGHPAADILGEADPTQLSSAQAMEKLEALAQQVLPNGMDIEWTDLSYQQATQGKAALIIFPLAVLLAFLVLAALYESWTLPLAVILIVPMCMLSALLGVYMTGDNNVFVQVGLVVLMGLACKNAILIVEFARELEMQGKGIVEAALEACRLRLRPIVMTSIAFIAGTVPLVLSHGAGAEVRQATGITVFSGMIGVTLFGLFLTPVFYVALRKLANRPLVNHGKATVHAAHATTEA, from the coding sequence ATGGACTTTTCAAAGTTCTTCATCGACCGGCCGATCTTCGCCGCGGTGCTGTCGATCGTGATCTTCGCCGCCGGCCTGATCTCGATCCCGCTGCTGCCGATCGGCGAATACCCCGAGGTGGTGCCGCCGTCGGTGGTCGTGCGCACCGTGTATCCCGGCGCGAACCCCAAGGTCATCGCCGAGACCGTCGCCACGCCGCTGGAGGAATCCATCCGCGGCGTGGAAGGCCTGATGTACATGAAGTCGGTCGCCAGCTCCGACGGCGTGCTGTCCACCACGGTGACGTTCCAGCCCGAGGTGGACGCCGACGAAGCGACCGTGCGCGTGCAGAACCGCGTCAGCCAGGCGCTGGCGCGCCTGCCCGAGGACGTGCGCCGGCAGGGCGTGACCACGCAGAAGCAGTCGCCTGTGTTCCTGATGGTGGTGCACCTGACCTCGCCCGACGGCAAGTACGACACGCTCTACCTGCGCAACTACCTGCGCCTGCACATCAAGGACCAGCTGGCCAGCATTCCCGGCGTCGGCGACGCGCAGGCGTTCGGCGGTGGCGACTACGCCATGCGCATCTGGCTGGATCCGGACAAGATCTCCGCGCGCGGCATGACCGCCGGTGATGTGCTGCGCGCCGTGCGCGAGCAGAACATCCAGGTGTCCGCCGGCCAGCTCGGCGCCGAGCCGATGCCCAACGGCAGCGACTTCCTCACGCTGATCAACGCGCGTGGCCGTCTGGAAACGCCGCAGGAGTTCGGCAACATCGTGCTCAAGGGCGGGCAGAGCGGTGAAGTGGTGCGCCTGTCCGACGTGGCACGCATCGAACTGGCCGCCGGCGACTACACCATGCGCGCGCGCCTGGACGGCCAGAACGCCGCGGCGATCGGCATCTTCCAGGCGCCGGGCGCCAACGCACTGCAGATCCGCGACGAAGTCATCCGCCGCATGGACGAGGCCGCCAAGCGCTTCCCGCCGGGCATCGAGTACAAGTCGATCTACGACACCACCATCTTCGTGCGCGACTCGATCAAGTCGGTCGTGACCACGCTGCTGGAAGCCACGCTGCTGGTGGTGCTGGTGGTGATCCTGTTCCTGCAGACCTGGCGCGCGTCGATCATTCCGCTGATCGCGGTGCCGGTGTCGGTGGTGGGTACCTTCGCCGCGCTGCACCTGCTTGGGTTCTCGATCAACACGCTGACATTGTTTGGACTGGTGCTGGCCATCGGCATCGTGGTGGACGACGCCATCGTCGTTGTTGAGAACGTCGAGCGGCACATCGAGGACGGCGCCACGCCGCTGGAAGCGGCGCACCTGGCGATGAAGGAAGTCTCCGGCCCGATCATCGCCATCGCGCTGGTGCTGTGCGCGGTGTTCGTGCCGATGGCATTCCTGTCGGGCGTGACCGGCCAGTTCTACAAGCAGTTCGCAGTGACCATCGCCATCTCGACGGTGATCTCGGCCATCAACTCGCTGACGCTGTCGCCGGCGCTGGCCGCGCGCCTGCTCAAGCCGCACGGTGCGCCCAAGGATGGCCTCACCCGTCTGATCGACGGTGCGTTCGGTTGGGTCTTCCGTCCGTTCAACCGCTTCTTCGGCACCGCCGCGCAGCGTTACCAGAACAGCGTGGGCAAGGTGCTGGGCCGTCGCGGCGCGGTGTTCGTGGTGTATGCCGGCCTGCTGCTGGCCACCGGCCTGATGTTCCAGCTCGTGCCGCGCGGCTTCGTGCCGGTGCAGGACAAGAGCTACCTCATCGCCGGCATCAAGATGCCGGAAGGCTCGTCCATCGAACGCACCGACGCGGCGCTGAAGAAGATCGGCCAGATCGCCATGTCCATCGAGGGCGTGCAGAACGACGTCGCCTTCCCGGGCCTGAATCCGCTGCAGTTCAGCAACACGCCCAACTACGGCGTCAGCTTCATCAACCTCAAGCCCTTCGGCCAGCGTTCGCGCAGCGCCGAGGAAATCAACGCCGAGCTCAGCGCCAAGATTTCCGGCATCCAGGAAGGCTTCGCGTTCTCGCTGCAGCCGCCGCCGATCCAGGGCCTGGGCAACGGTTCGGGCTACTCGCTGTACATCGAGGACCGCGGCAACCTGGGCTACGGCGCGCTGCAGAGCGCGGTGCAGGCCTTCCAGGGCGCCGGTGCACAGACGCCGGGACTGGGCTTCCCCAACTCCAGCTACCAGGCCAACGTGCCGCAGCTGGACGCCGAAGTCGACCGCGTGAAGGCGAAGGCGCAGGGCGTGCCGCTGACGGAGCTGTTCGACACGCTGCAGACCTATCTGGGTTCGGCGTACGTCAACGACTTCAACCTGTTCGGCCGTACCTGGCAGGTCGTGGCGCAGGCCGACGGCCCGTTCCGCGACAGCGTCGAGGACATCGCCAACCTGCGCACCCGCAACGACCGCGGCGAGATGGTGCCGATCGGCTCGATGGTGAAGGTGACCGAAACCTTCGGCCCCGATCCGGTGATCCGTTACAACGGCCATCCGGCCGCCGACATCCTCGGCGAGGCGGACCCGACGCAGCTGTCGTCCGCGCAGGCGATGGAGAAGCTGGAAGCACTGGCGCAGCAGGTGCTGCCCAACGGCATGGACATCGAGTGGACGGACCTGAGCTACCAGCAGGCCACGCAGGGCAAGGCGGCGCTGATCATCTTCCCGCTGGCCGTGCTGCTCGCCTTCCTGGTGCTGGCCGCGCTGTACGAAAGCTGGACGCTGCCGCTGGCGGTGATCCTGATCGTGCCGATGTGCATGCTCTCCGCATTGCTCGGCGTGTACATGACCGGTGACAACAACGTGTTCGTGCAGGTGGGCCTGGTGGTGCTGATGGGCCTGGCGTGCAAGAACGCGATCCTGATCGTCGAGTTCGCCCGCGAGCTGGAAATGCAGGGCAAGGGCATCGTCGAAGCCGCCCTGGAAGCCTGCCGCCTGCGTCTTCGCCCGATCGTGATGACGTCCATCGCGTTCATCGCCGGCACCGTGCCGCTGGTGCTCTCGCACGGCGCAGGCGCCGAAGTCCGCCAGGCCACGGGCATCACCGTGTTCTCCGGAATGATCGGCGTGACGCTGTTCGGTCTGTTCCTGACGCCGGTGTTCTACGTCGCGCTGCGCAAGCTGGCCAACCGCCCGCTGGTCAACCACGGCAAGGCGACCGTGCACGCCGCACACGCCACGACCGAAGCCTGA
- a CDS encoding SDR family oxidoreductase: MSTTTSSNGAKVALVTGGTRGIGLETVRQLAQAGVHTLLAGRDRNRAVEAALTLQGEGLPVEAIALDVTDAASIEAAAKDVERRHGKLDILVNNAGIIAEDRTLAKPSQQSLGAWRETFDTNVFAVVATTQAFLPLLQKAPAARVVNVSSLLGSLTAHSDPASPIYDFKAIPAYNASKSAVNSWTVHLAYELRDTPIKVNAVHPGYVKTDMNGGEGEIDVPTGAKTSVRMALLDADGPSGGFVYLGDTLPW, from the coding sequence ATGTCCACCACCACTTCCTCAAATGGCGCCAAGGTCGCCCTCGTCACCGGCGGCACGCGCGGCATCGGTCTGGAAACCGTGCGCCAGCTCGCGCAGGCCGGCGTGCACACGCTGCTGGCCGGACGCGATCGCAACCGCGCCGTCGAGGCCGCGCTGACGCTGCAGGGCGAAGGCCTTCCCGTGGAAGCCATCGCGCTCGACGTGACCGACGCGGCCAGCATCGAGGCCGCCGCAAAGGACGTCGAACGCCGCCACGGCAAGCTCGACATCCTGGTCAACAACGCCGGCATCATCGCCGAGGACCGCACGCTGGCGAAACCGTCGCAGCAGTCCCTGGGCGCCTGGCGCGAGACGTTCGACACCAACGTGTTCGCCGTGGTCGCCACCACGCAGGCCTTCCTGCCGCTGCTGCAGAAGGCGCCGGCGGCGCGCGTGGTCAACGTGTCGAGCCTGCTCGGTTCGCTCACCGCGCACAGCGATCCGGCCTCGCCGATCTACGACTTCAAGGCCATACCCGCCTACAACGCGTCCAAGAGCGCGGTGAACTCGTGGACCGTGCACCTGGCCTACGAGCTGCGCGATACGCCGATCAAGGTCAACGCCGTGCACCCGGGCTACGTGAAGACGGACATGAACGGCGGTGAAGGCGAGATCGACGTGCCCACCGGCGCCAAGACCAGCGTCCGCATGGCCCTGCTCGATGCCGACGGCCCGAGCGGCGGCTTCGTCTACCTGGGAGACACATTGCCATGGTGA